The genomic segment atataaaaacacttttgaaaataaataaaattattattaaattataaatttataaaagttttgaaaatttttgtaattcaattatatatttctaatattaaaatgataaatttataaaatatttgcacttgtatttataaaaacattttttgaatttttatgttattaataatgataataaatgattaaaaatatttatcaaataatatttataaatttaaagtatgattatttgttttatattactatatgataaagtattttaaCAATCGTAATACTTGACTAtctttgtatttatttttaatcaaattcctttttaagttatttatcaaataatcaaagttttttgttcaaaaattaaatattattatagaaatgatcatttattttaaaaatcgaactttaaagaaataaaattaacaagacaaattttttttacaaagattaaattatgtaaaattatataatcaCAATAATGTGTTATATAGTAATGATAAGAAaagattttgataatataattaattttatttttaacataattatttgcaataaaattataagaaacattaaaaatttaataattattttttctcatataaatattttatctttacaattttattttttaaaaaatatgttatcataaaaataataatattaaaaaaaaattaacataattttaaattaatttaattttactttgaatttaaaaatattaatcaaaaaatgattaataaatataataatatttttttgggaaattattaattatataaatattatataattaataactaattatttattctttccACCCGCTATTTATCTCTGGAGAATTTGTATAATGATCATCAAATGATTTAATTGTATTAGTAGTACTTTCACTAGAACTTTCTTCTTCTAATGTTTCATTTATTGTATTTGTAATAATtggtttaattttatttcttgtaaaatgttttttctGTTTTGCTTTATGATGATGTTCTGGATGTTCAAATTGTTTTGGATTAGTATATAAactatattttctttttgtatTATCACCAAGATCAAATGCTACACTACTTCTTCTTTGATATGCTTCAGCAAGTTCTTCCATTGAAATTTCTTGATGTACTGACATTTTTCTAGTATgatttgaataattttttttattatcttcatttgcttttatattttcaaattcaTCCCATCCATGTCCATATGCATGTAATGGATATGCTGCTTCACCatgtttataaatatctaaTCCTTTAGTTTCAACTTCATATGATACacgaaattttttaataatttttaaaaatgaaaatactGGTCCCATAATTCCAATAGACCATGTAATAATAGCAATAGCACAAATTATATTCCATCCAAGTTGAGCAAATGCTTGACCAATagaatatttatctttagtACCATTAATAACATTAACAATTGAATAAGCAATACCATCTGGAGCAATAATACATACAGCAATTAAACCCCAAAAACCACCACCTGCATGTACAGCAAATGCATCAAGTGGatcatcaatttttaatttaatcatTAATTTACTTAAACCTAAATATATTAATCCAGCACCTACACCAACAAATGCACTACCCCATGGCATCATTCTATTACAACCAGCACATGCAGCAACCATACCAGCAAGACATGCATTAATTGTAAGAAGAAGTGTCCATTTGCCATTCCAAATATAATGAATAACAAGAAATATCATAGCAGCAAAAGCACCAGAT from the Strongyloides ratti genome assembly S_ratti_ED321, chromosome : X genome contains:
- a CDS encoding Ammonium transporter family and Ammonium transporter AmtB-like domain-containing protein, which translates into the protein MVAVITEASKDLIISQLSEHLRQIEKRLTYIESNENVNENAFFMCSMALIIFLMQCGFAFLEAGAVRSKNTTNILIKNLLDSCLAVIGYYCIGWAFAYGPGTPGSTWNLFIGYSQFFLAGVDNYSRFFFQYVFAATSATIVSGAVAERCEFATYITYCTVISSFVYPILTHWGWADGGWMKNGINTETIHTTYIDNAGSGVVHLCGGAISFLAAYMMGPRHGRFATEDEEESIEIKGHSVPFAALGGFILMFGFLAFNGGSVAEIVRPGDGPIVALAMTNTILSGAFAAMIFLVIHYIWNGKWTLLLTINACLAGMVAACAGCNRMMPWGSAFVGVGAGLIYLGLSKLMIKLKIDDPLDAFAVHAGGGFWGLIAVCIIAPDGIAYSIVNVINGTKDKYSIGQAFAQLGWNIICAIAIITWSIGIMGPVFSFLKIIKKFRVSYEVETKGLDIYKHGEAAYPLHAYGHGWDEFENIKANEDNKKNYSNHTRKMSVHQEISMEELAEAYQRRSSVAFDLGDNTKRKYSLYTNPKQFEHPEHHHKAKQKKHFTRNKIKPIITNTINETLEEESSSESTTNTIKSFDDHYTNSPEINSGWKE